The DNA region TAGTCGTTGCTGAAAAACAGCGATAGGATCAATAGGATCAAATAGCGCCTAATTGCAATGCCTGATTTTTGCCGTTTTGATTCAAATAGACGAGAATCAGGCTTGTTATTATTTGAGACAAAAAAGCCCTGAGTGATTTCAGCAGCTTTTTCAGATTGAAGCCACAGGACGCCATCAGGGCATTTATTTCATCCCCTATCCTGCCCTTCAGGTAGTTCCTTGCCATGCCGTGATCTTCTTTAAGATGCCCTATTACCGGTTCTATCGCATTTCTTCGTTTGAGCCTTTTCTTCTGGGCAGATGTGACTTTCTGTTTGGTGCCGGGAATAAAAACCTTGCATCGCAGACCTTCATGTACTTTTTTGCCCCTGTACCCTTTGTCACAGTAAACCTCTTCAGGATAGCATCCGGTCATTTGCTGAACCTGATCCAGAGAGTCTGAAAGTGTCGTGATGTCGTTGGGTGAACCTTTGTATGTCGTTGTGCCAAGTATCCAATTGCCCTTCTGCGTCGTCACTATTGATGCTTTGGCGCCAAATTCGTACTTCTTGTGTATTTTGCCTTTAGCAATGCAGGATGTCTCCGGTTCAAAATAACTGTAGATTTTGTTTTTATCTTCCCGCTTCTGATTCAGCACTTGTTCTGCCATTGAAAGGAATTTACCAAGTTTGCCTGACAGTTGATCATCTGTTGCTTTTCTTGTGATATCCCGTACTGTCCTTCCAAGTATGGTCTTAAGGCGCCTCTGACAGGCCTTCGCCTGTTTGTATTTCCTGCCGCGGTTCTTCAGCCAGTTCTCGCGCTGAAGCATCGGAACTGTCCTTGTGTAGCTCTGTCTAAGTTCTATCCCAGCCTTCTTTGCTTCTCTGACAAGTATTTCTGTACCCTTGGCGTAGAGTTTTACATCTGTCGGGAATGTTATGTTTTTCTCCTGTACTGTCGTGTCTATTGTGACTTTAAGCATATCTTTCTGTTTGAGGCAGTTCATCGAAAGTGCTGTTTCCAGTGTCTCTTTCAGCAGTGTTTCAAATCCTCGCGAACCAACTCTTTTGCGCCACCTTGTCATGGAGCTTGAGTTCAGGGGCAGCTTATGTTCAAAGAATTCCATACCGCAGAAGTACTGCCAGTATGGATTCTCCAGAAAACCTTCGACCACGCCCTCATCTGAAAGATCGTGCAGTCCTTTCAGGTAATGGAGACCTACCATTAATCTGGTAGGAAGACCGGGACGCCCTACATCCTGTATGTAA from Synergistaceae bacterium DZ-S4 includes:
- a CDS encoding IS5 family transposase, coding for MKPKTTEDPQNRIFQMRLENMINMEHELVLLSGKINWKEFEKKFGEVYIQDVGRPGLPTRLMVGLHYLKGLHDLSDEGVVEGFLENPYWQYFCGMEFFEHKLPLNSSSMTRWRKRVGSRGFETLLKETLETALSMNCLKQKDMLKVTIDTTVQEKNITFPTDVKLYAKGTEILVREAKKAGIELRQSYTRTVPMLQRENWLKNRGRKYKQAKACQRRLKTILGRTVRDITRKATDDQLSGKLGKFLSMAEQVLNQKREDKNKIYSYFEPETSCIAKGKIHKKYEFGAKASIVTTQKGNWILGTTTYKGSPNDITTLSDSLDQVQQMTGCYPEEVYCDKGYRGKKVHEGLRCKVFIPGTKQKVTSAQKKRLKRRNAIEPVIGHLKEDHGMARNYLKGRIGDEINALMASCGFNLKKLLKSLRAFLSQIITSLILVYLNQNGKNQALQLGAI